A single window of Intrasporangium calvum DSM 43043 DNA harbors:
- a CDS encoding PqqD family protein, translating into MTSSAAYGIAPDVGRVDADELTYVARLPEGPALVLADSAAVIWAEASEGGSLEQVVERVADAFGLAPAAIEQDVAAFVEQLVALGLLVHTDD; encoded by the coding sequence GTGACGAGCTCAGCGGCATACGGCATCGCTCCCGACGTGGGACGCGTCGACGCGGACGAGCTGACCTATGTCGCACGGTTGCCCGAGGGGCCGGCGCTCGTCCTCGCCGACTCGGCGGCGGTCATCTGGGCGGAGGCGAGCGAGGGGGGCTCGCTCGAGCAGGTCGTGGAGCGCGTCGCGGACGCGTTCGGGCTGGCGCCCGCCGCCATCGAGCAGGACGTGGCCGCCTTCGTGGAGCAGCTCGTCGCGCTCGGGCTGCTCGTGCACACCGACGACTGA
- a CDS encoding PqqD family protein: MSEVVVRAVEAVDELVVDGEGVVLLGDASGGRVVRLSPLGLAVRSLTRDGMPLGALGAHLAAEFGVPEDGDLEGAVRAVVDDLAAQGLVEVEPEGGGA; encoded by the coding sequence ATGAGCGAGGTCGTCGTGCGTGCGGTCGAGGCCGTCGACGAGCTCGTCGTCGACGGGGAGGGGGTCGTCCTGCTCGGCGACGCGTCGGGCGGTCGGGTCGTCCGGCTGTCACCGCTCGGTCTCGCTGTGCGCTCGCTGACCCGAGACGGTATGCCGCTGGGCGCGTTGGGTGCCCACCTGGCCGCCGAGTTCGGGGTCCCTGAGGACGGCGACCTCGAGGGCGCGGTGCGGGCGGTCGTCGACGACCTCGCGGCGCAGGGTCTCGTCGAGGTGGAGCCCGAGGGAGGCGGCGCGTGA
- a CDS encoding glycosyltransferase, with translation MNGEAGGAQGTDLVVLSLERWDDVWRRNQHLVAGLLQRDPGLRVLFVEPAVDPLHDLLRRRRPRLPRGLRDGPALPGVEPGRLRLFEPAKWLPRRLDHRVDQQLAAVTVRAARRAGFRSPLLWVNDPDGAAVLQATGWPALYDVTDDWLLADRSPAETARRAQAEAVLLERVREVVVCSPALARSKGSGRPVTLVPNAVDLAAYRTQQVRPGDLPAGPVALYVGTAHRDRLDVELCAATAQALSGVGHLVLVGPVALAPEDVHRLEAAGALLLGARPAVAVPGYLQHADVLLVPHVVTPFTDSLDPIKLYEYRAVGRPVVSTAVAGFRDAVDARTTVVDRTVFASAVVDRIRSSPAVVPGPGETPVPTWTDRVGQFAQVLARVAGGPGDGRPSG, from the coding sequence GTGAACGGCGAGGCGGGCGGCGCGCAGGGAACAGATCTGGTCGTCCTGTCGCTGGAGCGGTGGGACGACGTGTGGCGGAGGAACCAGCACCTCGTCGCAGGCCTCCTCCAGCGCGATCCCGGGCTCCGCGTCCTGTTCGTGGAGCCGGCCGTCGACCCCCTGCACGACCTGCTGCGCCGGCGGCGACCCCGGCTGCCGCGCGGCCTCAGGGACGGGCCCGCCCTGCCCGGGGTCGAGCCCGGACGACTGCGGCTCTTCGAGCCGGCGAAGTGGCTCCCGAGACGCCTCGACCACCGCGTCGACCAACAGCTGGCCGCGGTCACGGTGCGAGCCGCGCGCCGAGCCGGGTTCCGCTCCCCGCTGCTGTGGGTCAACGACCCTGACGGCGCCGCGGTCCTGCAGGCCACCGGCTGGCCGGCCCTCTACGACGTGACGGACGACTGGCTCCTCGCCGACCGGTCCCCGGCCGAGACGGCCAGGCGCGCGCAGGCCGAGGCCGTGCTCCTCGAACGGGTCCGCGAAGTGGTCGTCTGCTCGCCGGCGCTCGCGCGCAGCAAGGGCAGTGGGCGCCCGGTCACGCTCGTCCCCAACGCCGTTGACCTCGCCGCCTACCGGACCCAGCAGGTCCGTCCGGGGGACCTGCCGGCTGGGCCCGTCGCGCTCTACGTCGGCACGGCACACCGGGACCGGCTGGACGTCGAGCTCTGCGCCGCGACAGCGCAGGCCCTCTCCGGGGTGGGTCACCTGGTGCTGGTCGGCCCGGTGGCCCTCGCCCCGGAGGACGTGCACCGACTCGAGGCCGCCGGCGCCCTCCTTCTCGGGGCCAGGCCTGCGGTCGCCGTTCCCGGCTACCTCCAGCACGCCGACGTGCTCCTCGTGCCCCATGTGGTCACGCCCTTCACCGACAGCCTCGACCCGATCAAGCTCTACGAGTACCGTGCGGTCGGCCGGCCGGTGGTCAGCACCGCTGTCGCCGGCTTCCGCGACGCGGTGGACGCGCGGACCACCGTGGTCGACCGGACCGTCTTCGCCTCCGCGGTCGTGGACCGGATTCGGTCATCCCCGGCTGTGGTCCCCGGACCGGGCGAGACACCGGTGCCGACATGGACCGACCGGGTCGGTCAGTTCGCCCAGGTCCTGGCCCGGGTGGCCGGCGGCCCGGGGGACGGCCGGCCCTCTGGCTGA
- a CDS encoding nucleotidyltransferase family protein — protein MTTTIPTPIRLQLGHAAVQVVADRIGADLLHIKGESLDPTVRRSGRTASDVDVLVHPDHVAALLVALRAAGWELLNDFPSSSAFEHSATLRHPAWGHLDVHRSFPGLTVRAEVAFGVLWSAGRTWLAAGRACRVPEPTAQRLVLLLHAARSRGSHRGRQDITHTWTAADDDVRAAVEELARRLGAEVGLAAATGRLDAWRGHPDHDLWQVASAGGTRIDEWRARVKAAPTTRGKLRLVGRAALVNVEHLAMLRGRPPTRREVVAEFFARPARGVREELARRRPRRAGD, from the coding sequence GTGACGACGACGATCCCGACCCCGATCCGGCTCCAGCTCGGGCACGCCGCGGTCCAGGTCGTCGCCGACCGCATCGGCGCGGACCTGCTGCACATCAAGGGCGAGTCGCTCGACCCGACGGTCCGTCGCAGTGGGCGGACGGCGTCCGACGTCGACGTCCTCGTTCACCCCGACCACGTCGCGGCCCTCCTCGTCGCGCTCCGTGCGGCCGGATGGGAGCTGCTCAACGACTTCCCCTCGAGCTCGGCCTTCGAGCACTCGGCCACCCTGCGCCACCCGGCATGGGGCCACCTCGACGTCCATCGCAGCTTCCCGGGACTCACGGTGCGGGCCGAGGTGGCTTTCGGCGTCCTGTGGTCGGCGGGGCGAACCTGGCTGGCGGCCGGGCGCGCCTGCCGGGTCCCCGAGCCGACCGCCCAGCGACTGGTCCTGCTCCTGCACGCGGCCCGGTCGCGCGGGTCGCACCGGGGCAGGCAGGACATCACCCACACGTGGACCGCGGCGGACGACGACGTGCGGGCCGCGGTGGAGGAACTGGCCCGGCGCCTCGGCGCCGAGGTCGGCCTGGCCGCCGCCACCGGACGGCTCGACGCGTGGCGAGGGCACCCGGACCACGACCTCTGGCAGGTCGCCTCGGCCGGGGGGACCCGGATCGACGAGTGGCGCGCCCGGGTCAAGGCGGCCCCCACGACACGGGGCAAGCTGCGCCTCGTCGGCCGGGCGGCACTCGTCAACGTCGAGCACCTGGCCATGCTGAGGGGGCGACCGCCGACCCGTCGCGAGGTGGTCGCCGAGTTCTTCGCGCGTCCCGCGCGCGGCGTCCGGGAGGAGCTGGCGCGCCGCCGTCCGCGCCGGGCGGGCGACTGA
- a CDS encoding glycosyltransferase family 4 protein, translated as MCTDAFAGVERHIAMLAVAQADSGHEVVVVGGHARTMREVMDRPDIRHVAASTVWEVSRALGRLGDASVFNVHMTSAEIAAALARRSRRVPVVATRHFAATRGRSSRAAGLVARLAARRISAQIAVSRFVADRIEPTSTVVVSGVAPAGEPRAASARERRVLVAQRLEPEKQTADAVRIFAASGLAAEGWSLDVAGEGRQRRRLESLASQLGVGQAVRFLGHRSDTAELMDRAAVLLAPRPDEALGLTVLEAMSHGLPVVAAAGGGHLETICTTAPETCYSIGDLTAAASLLAELAHDPARRNALGQRLRTAQLRHFSVAAQAAATEAVYRSVL; from the coding sequence GTGTGCACCGATGCCTTTGCGGGTGTGGAGCGCCACATCGCGATGCTCGCCGTCGCCCAGGCCGACAGCGGGCACGAGGTCGTGGTGGTCGGCGGCCATGCACGGACCATGCGAGAGGTCATGGACCGGCCGGACATCCGCCACGTGGCCGCGAGCACGGTGTGGGAAGTGAGCCGGGCCCTCGGCCGGCTCGGCGACGCCAGCGTCTTCAACGTCCACATGACCTCCGCAGAGATCGCCGCCGCACTGGCCCGGCGATCGCGGCGGGTGCCGGTCGTGGCGACCCGGCACTTCGCCGCCACCCGGGGCCGCTCCTCCCGGGCCGCCGGCCTCGTGGCGCGCCTGGCCGCGCGGCGGATCTCGGCCCAGATCGCCGTGAGCCGCTTCGTCGCCGACCGCATCGAGCCGACCTCGACGGTGGTCGTGTCGGGGGTGGCTCCCGCGGGCGAGCCGAGGGCCGCATCCGCCCGAGAGCGCCGGGTGCTCGTGGCCCAGCGGCTCGAGCCGGAGAAGCAGACGGCCGATGCGGTGCGGATCTTCGCGGCCTCCGGCCTTGCGGCTGAAGGGTGGTCGCTCGACGTCGCGGGGGAGGGGCGCCAGCGTCGCCGGCTCGAGTCCCTGGCGTCGCAGCTCGGCGTGGGTCAGGCCGTCCGCTTCCTCGGGCACCGGAGCGACACGGCCGAGCTGATGGACCGGGCCGCGGTCCTGCTGGCCCCGCGACCCGACGAGGCGCTCGGCCTCACCGTCCTCGAAGCGATGAGCCACGGGCTGCCGGTGGTCGCAGCGGCCGGTGGCGGACACCTCGAGACGATCTGCACCACTGCGCCCGAGACCTGCTACTCGATCGGCGACCTCACCGCGGCCGCCAGCCTCCTTGCCGAGCTGGCCCACGATCCCGCGCGGCGCAACGCCCTCGGCCAGCGGCTCCGGACCGCTCAGCTGCGCCACTTCTCCGTGGCCGCCCAGGCCGCCGCCACCGAGGCCGTCTACCGGAGCGTGCTGTGA
- a CDS encoding low molecular weight phosphatase family protein → MAEGDVRFRVLTVCTGNICRSPAAERLIRRVWVDGAAGVEVVSGGTHAMVGEPIQISMAHLLEQSGAYSGEFCAQLLTPQLVERADLVLGMTRRHRAAAVALGPAATGRTFTLREFARLVADGAAEFEPTEDRVESLRRVVELAGSRRRAVLDPAVDDIADPYGRDLEAYHLAFTEISRAVDLVGRVLEGLPVSDPRVVGPAAPSPEEAPPGRRSWGRRRR, encoded by the coding sequence ATGGCGGAGGGGGACGTTCGCTTCAGGGTGCTCACCGTGTGCACCGGCAACATCTGCCGGTCGCCCGCGGCCGAACGCCTCATCCGTCGCGTCTGGGTCGACGGCGCCGCCGGCGTCGAGGTCGTCAGCGGCGGCACCCACGCCATGGTCGGCGAACCGATCCAGATCTCGATGGCGCACCTCCTCGAGCAGTCGGGCGCCTACTCGGGAGAGTTCTGTGCCCAGCTGCTCACGCCCCAGCTCGTCGAGCGCGCGGACCTCGTGCTCGGGATGACCCGACGGCACCGGGCCGCAGCGGTGGCCCTGGGCCCCGCCGCGACGGGACGGACGTTCACGTTGCGCGAGTTCGCCCGACTCGTCGCCGACGGGGCCGCCGAGTTCGAGCCCACCGAGGACCGCGTGGAGTCGCTCCGCCGCGTCGTCGAGCTCGCGGGGTCGAGACGCCGGGCCGTGCTCGACCCGGCCGTGGACGACATCGCCGACCCCTACGGACGCGACCTCGAGGCGTACCACCTGGCCTTCACCGAGATCTCGCGAGCCGTGGACCTCGTCGGACGGGTGCTCGAGGGGCTCCCGGTGTCCGATCCGCGAGTGGTCGGCCCGGCGGCTCCGTCCCCGGAGGAGGCGCCGCCGGGGCGCCGCTCGTGGGGACGGCGGCGGCGCTGA
- a CDS encoding polysaccharide biosynthesis tyrosine autokinase, with protein MTIRDLVGVIRTRWRLIALCVLVVIGATAASTLMTTPVYEATARVYLSTVKPADDKSPGGTYAITQKDLNTYVAILGSPAVQDPLRAELGLAPGTGIDISGTVSELTNVLDLQARSSDPQRAADIANTAGPVLADAAKKFSPLLANNNQVVEAEAITPALAPAEPISPKVKTNLAMALLAGLVIGIGAALLRHVADTKVRGDEDIRKLSDRPILATIPFVKGSDGPVLTLADDPHTHHAEAIRRLRTNILFVDVTTQGHSFVITSSNPGEGKTTTSVNLAIAMADAGSKVLLIDGDLRNPSVAKTMGLEGSAGLTTVLLRRAEPADVIQAWRDTSLHVLPAGQIPPNPSELIGSEAMSQLFQKLAQEFDYILIDSPPINPVIDAVLLNQLTHGLIMVVASERTRRRELEAALRSLETVEVPVAGFALNLATGARSAAYRYGTYGYGQTAAVHGSRAAKKSRRSDRRGLSRAR; from the coding sequence GTGACGATCCGTGACCTCGTGGGCGTGATCCGTACACGGTGGCGGCTCATCGCCCTCTGCGTCCTCGTCGTCATCGGCGCCACCGCCGCCTCGACCCTGATGACCACTCCCGTCTACGAGGCAACCGCCCGGGTCTACCTCTCCACCGTCAAGCCGGCCGACGACAAGAGCCCCGGTGGCACCTACGCGATCACCCAGAAGGACCTCAACACCTACGTCGCCATCCTCGGCTCCCCGGCTGTCCAGGACCCGCTCCGTGCGGAGCTGGGGCTGGCCCCCGGGACGGGCATCGACATCAGCGGCACGGTGTCCGAGCTGACGAACGTCCTCGACCTGCAGGCTCGCAGCTCCGACCCGCAGCGGGCCGCGGACATCGCGAACACCGCGGGACCCGTCCTCGCTGACGCGGCCAAGAAGTTCTCCCCGCTGCTCGCCAACAACAACCAGGTCGTCGAGGCGGAGGCGATCACCCCCGCCCTGGCCCCGGCCGAGCCGATCTCACCCAAGGTCAAGACGAACCTCGCGATGGCCCTCCTCGCTGGTCTCGTCATCGGCATCGGCGCGGCCCTCCTGCGGCACGTCGCGGACACGAAGGTGCGAGGGGACGAGGACATCCGCAAGCTGTCCGACCGGCCGATCCTCGCGACGATCCCCTTCGTCAAGGGCAGCGACGGTCCGGTCCTCACCCTCGCCGACGACCCGCACACGCACCACGCCGAAGCGATCCGGCGGCTGCGCACGAACATCCTCTTCGTCGACGTGACGACCCAGGGCCACTCGTTCGTCATCACCTCGTCGAACCCCGGCGAGGGCAAGACGACGACCTCGGTCAACCTCGCCATCGCGATGGCCGACGCCGGCTCGAAGGTGCTGCTCATCGACGGCGACCTGCGCAACCCATCGGTGGCCAAGACGATGGGGCTCGAGGGCAGTGCCGGGCTGACGACCGTGCTGCTCCGGCGCGCGGAGCCGGCCGACGTCATCCAGGCGTGGCGCGACACGAGCCTCCACGTCCTGCCGGCCGGCCAGATCCCACCCAACCCGAGCGAGCTGATCGGCTCGGAGGCGATGTCGCAGCTCTTCCAGAAGCTGGCGCAGGAGTTCGACTACATCCTCATCGACAGCCCGCCGATCAACCCGGTCATCGACGCGGTGCTGCTCAACCAGCTCACCCACGGCCTCATCATGGTCGTCGCGAGCGAGCGCACCAGGCGGCGCGAGCTCGAGGCGGCCCTGCGCTCTCTCGAGACGGTCGAGGTCCCGGTCGCCGGGTTCGCGCTCAACCTCGCGACCGGCGCACGGTCCGCGGCCTACCGGTACGGCACCTACGGGTACGGCCAGACCGCCGCGGTCCACGGCAGCAGGGCGGCGAAGAAGTCACGCCGGTCCGACCGACGCGGCCTCTCCCGGGCCCGCTGA
- a CDS encoding glycosyltransferase, protein MRGGSGGGRPRVAIAHDYLTQRGGAERVVLSMLRAFPDATIHTTLYDPEGTFPEFRDARIVTSPLNRSTRLRHDHRLALPLLPWAVSRLPVDADLVIASSSGWAHGVPTSGKKLVYCHAPARWLYQADAYLGHPPRSSVTGRALLALSPPLLRWDRRAAATADRYLVNSTVVRDRVKEAYGIDAEVLPPPFGIDPHGPSEVVGELADWADGYHLLVSRLLPYKNVAEAVRAFDGLDERLVVVGHGPLEAELRATAPPNVRIVSGLVDAHLRWVYSHSTALIAPSLEDFGLTPLEAGAFGRPTLALHAGGYLDTVAPGVSGAFFATPTANDVRAAVAANRNAEWDAEAIRSHVDSFSEPHFHRRLVAAVETLLTDDRA, encoded by the coding sequence ATGAGAGGCGGCAGTGGCGGCGGCCGACCGCGCGTGGCCATCGCCCACGACTACCTCACCCAGCGCGGCGGCGCCGAACGTGTCGTCCTCTCGATGCTCCGGGCGTTCCCCGACGCGACGATCCACACGACGCTCTACGACCCGGAGGGGACGTTCCCCGAGTTCCGCGACGCCCGCATCGTCACGTCGCCCCTGAACCGCTCGACACGCCTCCGCCACGACCACCGGCTGGCCCTGCCGCTCCTGCCGTGGGCCGTCTCGCGACTGCCGGTGGACGCCGACCTCGTCATCGCCTCGAGCTCCGGCTGGGCGCACGGAGTCCCGACGTCGGGCAAGAAGCTCGTCTACTGCCACGCCCCCGCCCGGTGGCTCTACCAGGCGGACGCCTACCTCGGGCACCCCCCGCGGAGCTCGGTGACGGGGCGGGCGCTCCTCGCGCTCAGTCCCCCGCTGCTCCGGTGGGACCGGCGCGCGGCAGCGACCGCGGACCGTTACCTGGTCAACTCCACCGTCGTCCGAGACCGCGTCAAGGAGGCCTACGGCATCGACGCCGAGGTCCTCCCCCCGCCGTTCGGGATCGACCCCCACGGCCCCAGCGAGGTCGTCGGGGAGCTCGCCGACTGGGCCGACGGCTACCACCTGCTCGTCTCCCGGCTGCTGCCCTACAAGAACGTCGCCGAAGCGGTCCGCGCCTTCGACGGCCTCGACGAACGCCTCGTCGTCGTCGGGCACGGCCCCCTCGAGGCCGAGCTGCGCGCCACCGCGCCCCCCAACGTGCGGATCGTGTCCGGGCTCGTCGACGCGCACCTGCGCTGGGTCTACTCGCACAGCACCGCGCTCATCGCCCCGAGTCTCGAGGACTTCGGGCTCACCCCCCTCGAGGCAGGGGCCTTCGGGCGCCCCACCCTCGCCCTGCACGCCGGCGGCTACCTCGACACCGTCGCGCCCGGGGTCTCAGGAGCGTTCTTCGCAACCCCCACGGCGAACGACGTCCGGGCCGCCGTGGCCGCGAACCGGAACGCCGAATGGGACGCCGAGGCGATCCGGTCGCACGTCGACAGCTTCTCGGAGCCGCACTTCCACCGGCGCCTGGTTGCCGCGGTGGAGACCCTGCTCACCGACGACCGCGCCTGA
- a CDS encoding O-antigen ligase family protein codes for MTTGRLRELALRVAVVVGLLAVLLYVGRGLAGDPELPLLVAGLILFLGLVVADPALVPLVALPFLLVTARLSVAGVDLAVSDAMLAVALAPSLLVLLAGASRPMRQVMWLGALYQFATVFTLVRNPYQANLVEWFHAGVLVLGAVAVGWALGRRGHGGRSLRILALSTLALALITLAQAVFQYDAGNFGPVEMSWPYQVQKNAIGTIFALTGVVLYVRPAWMGWSRAWSLAGFWTVVAALLTTQSRQAIIALAVAVSLLVMRRTTTRRRSKGILLALIPALVGVSVMVQDQIQSGNEFNSFFQRLTWFEDSMDIWGTDPWFGVGLRWWYTDRFPQAFQPPNSLMDTMTSAGIIGLVAFIALLVGTWLVARRLDPAYGVLAELVLVTRIVQSQFDLFWVAVQVSLPFLILGLCLGAAARHEAAQEEKAKVRTQVEQARHPALRARPARTAGAAG; via the coding sequence GTGACCACCGGGCGCCTGCGGGAGCTCGCCCTTCGCGTCGCAGTCGTCGTCGGCCTGCTGGCCGTGCTCCTCTACGTCGGTCGGGGCCTCGCCGGCGACCCCGAGCTGCCCCTGCTGGTCGCCGGCCTCATCCTCTTCCTCGGGCTCGTCGTCGCCGACCCCGCCCTCGTGCCCCTCGTGGCGCTGCCCTTCCTGCTCGTCACCGCGCGGCTCTCGGTGGCCGGGGTCGACCTCGCCGTCTCCGACGCGATGCTCGCGGTGGCCCTCGCGCCGTCGCTGCTCGTGCTCCTCGCCGGCGCGTCACGGCCGATGCGACAGGTCATGTGGCTCGGTGCCCTCTACCAGTTCGCCACGGTGTTCACCCTCGTGCGAAATCCCTACCAGGCCAACCTCGTCGAGTGGTTCCATGCGGGCGTCCTCGTCCTCGGTGCCGTCGCGGTCGGGTGGGCGCTCGGCCGTCGTGGGCACGGTGGCCGGAGTCTTCGCATCCTGGCGCTGTCCACCCTCGCGCTGGCGCTCATCACGCTCGCCCAGGCTGTGTTCCAGTACGACGCAGGCAACTTCGGCCCGGTCGAGATGTCCTGGCCCTACCAGGTGCAGAAGAACGCGATCGGGACGATCTTCGCCCTGACCGGAGTCGTCCTCTACGTGCGACCGGCCTGGATGGGATGGAGCCGGGCCTGGTCCCTCGCCGGCTTCTGGACCGTCGTCGCAGCGCTCCTCACCACACAGTCGCGGCAGGCGATCATCGCCCTCGCCGTCGCGGTGTCCCTGCTCGTGATGCGCCGCACGACCACCCGTCGCCGGTCCAAGGGGATCCTGCTCGCCCTCATCCCGGCACTCGTCGGAGTCAGCGTCATGGTCCAGGACCAGATCCAGTCCGGCAACGAGTTCAACTCCTTCTTCCAGAGGCTCACCTGGTTCGAGGACTCGATGGACATCTGGGGAACCGACCCGTGGTTCGGGGTCGGCCTGCGGTGGTGGTACACCGACCGGTTCCCGCAGGCCTTCCAGCCCCCCAACTCCCTGATGGACACGATGACCAGCGCCGGCATCATCGGGCTCGTCGCCTTCATCGCCCTGCTGGTCGGGACCTGGCTGGTCGCCCGGCGGCTCGACCCCGCCTACGGCGTGCTGGCTGAGCTGGTCCTGGTGACCCGCATCGTGCAGAGCCAGTTCGACCTCTTCTGGGTCGCGGTCCAGGTGTCCCTGCCCTTCCTCATCCTCGGTCTGTGCCTCGGAGCAGCAGCGCGCCACGAGGCGGCGCAGGAGGAGAAGGCGAAGGTCCGCACCCAGGTGGAGCAGGCCCGGCACCCGGCCCTCAGAGCGCGACCTGCGCGGACGGCCGGGGCAGCCGGGTGA
- a CDS encoding glycosyltransferase: MSHSAVVDAWRERERALRVRGHDVVTLSAAEWDEGGSTVRLAPRVGEAVTGVRTIGRHPALFLYDPRPIWRALGQAWDVIDIHEEPFALSTAEVLAVRAVRRCRAPYVLYSAQNLDKTYPVPFRWLERWALRHAAGVSVCNSEAGRIVERKGLSGTATLIPLGIDLARFSPTRATEGEADPGPHEPPAAARDLDDPVRDELLFRSGARRTEQPTVVRVGYVGRLAAHKGVSVLVEAVAADERLTLRIAGQGPAAAGLRSQVQARGATGRVELTGSVDQADLPDFYRSVDVLAVPSLTTRSWVEQFGRVAVEAMACGTPVVASDSGALPDVVGDAGLLVPPGDAAALRDALLRVGTDPALARRLRSAGLARATDTSWTSVAALQEGLYRAALGPAGATHDPAGATPDPPGATPDPAGATAETRPVDIVVVAYGVADLLRSTLEPLHDESVLVVDNSSSPEVRAVCSALGVRYVDPGHNGGFAAGVNVGLRERRSADSDVLLLNPDARIEPSGIRLLAEALRARPDLASVSPRLLAPDGDEERVLWPFPTPRGAWLDAVGLGRHRRGEFAIGAVLLLRAEAISAIGGFDESFFLYAEETDWAYRAARRGWHHAVVPTVTATHVGAGTSGDATRREVRFHAGQERYYRKHFGAPGWQAARLAQLAGSAVRSLRSGREGRLARERFITYLRGPLRVESDVTPPGDAGATS; encoded by the coding sequence GTGTCGCACAGCGCCGTCGTCGACGCCTGGCGTGAGCGCGAACGCGCCCTGCGCGTCCGCGGCCACGACGTGGTCACCCTGTCCGCCGCCGAATGGGACGAGGGCGGCAGCACCGTCCGTCTGGCGCCCCGCGTCGGTGAGGCGGTGACGGGGGTGCGCACCATCGGCCGCCACCCGGCCCTGTTCCTCTACGACCCGCGGCCGATCTGGCGGGCCCTGGGGCAGGCGTGGGACGTCATCGACATCCACGAGGAGCCGTTCGCGCTGAGCACCGCAGAGGTGCTCGCCGTGAGGGCGGTGCGCCGCTGCCGGGCCCCCTACGTGCTCTACTCGGCGCAGAACCTCGACAAGACGTACCCGGTCCCGTTCCGCTGGCTGGAGCGCTGGGCGCTGCGTCATGCTGCTGGGGTGAGCGTGTGCAACTCCGAGGCCGGGCGCATCGTCGAGCGCAAGGGCCTCTCCGGGACGGCGACGCTCATCCCGCTCGGCATCGACCTGGCGCGCTTCAGCCCGACGAGAGCGACCGAGGGGGAGGCCGACCCGGGCCCGCACGAGCCGCCCGCCGCAGCGCGAGACCTCGACGATCCGGTGCGGGACGAACTGCTCTTTCGATCGGGTGCGCGACGAACTGAGCAACCGACCGTCGTCCGGGTCGGATACGTGGGCCGGCTCGCGGCACACAAGGGCGTCTCGGTGCTCGTCGAGGCCGTCGCCGCCGACGAGCGCCTGACGCTCCGGATCGCCGGGCAGGGCCCGGCCGCCGCAGGGCTCCGCTCCCAGGTGCAGGCCCGGGGAGCGACCGGCCGGGTGGAGCTCACCGGCTCGGTCGACCAGGCGGACCTGCCCGACTTCTACCGGTCCGTGGACGTCCTCGCCGTCCCATCGCTGACGACCCGCTCGTGGGTCGAGCAGTTCGGCCGGGTCGCGGTCGAGGCGATGGCCTGTGGCACGCCGGTGGTGGCGAGCGACAGCGGGGCGCTGCCCGATGTCGTCGGTGACGCCGGGCTCCTCGTGCCGCCGGGCGACGCAGCCGCCCTGCGCGACGCGTTGCTGCGGGTCGGCACTGACCCGGCGCTCGCCCGGCGGCTGCGATCGGCCGGCCTGGCCCGGGCCACTGACACGAGCTGGACGTCGGTGGCCGCCCTCCAGGAGGGCCTCTACCGCGCCGCGCTCGGCCCGGCGGGCGCGACCCACGACCCGGCGGGCGCGACCCCCGACCCGCCGGGTGCGACCCCCGACCCGGCGGGCGCGACGGCCGAGACCCGGCCGGTCGACATCGTCGTCGTGGCCTACGGCGTGGCCGACCTGCTCCGTTCCACGCTCGAGCCCCTCCACGACGAGTCCGTCCTCGTCGTGGACAACTCGTCCTCACCCGAGGTCCGAGCCGTCTGTTCCGCGCTCGGCGTGCGTTACGTCGACCCCGGCCACAACGGCGGGTTCGCCGCGGGCGTCAACGTCGGTCTGCGCGAGCGGCGGTCTGCGGACTCCGACGTGCTCCTGCTCAACCCTGATGCGCGAATCGAGCCCAGCGGCATACGACTGCTCGCGGAGGCGCTGCGGGCGCGACCCGACCTCGCCAGCGTCAGCCCGCGGCTGCTTGCCCCCGACGGCGACGAGGAGCGCGTGCTCTGGCCCTTCCCCACGCCGCGCGGCGCGTGGCTCGACGCCGTGGGACTCGGGCGGCACCGACGAGGCGAGTTCGCCATCGGCGCGGTGCTGCTCCTGCGCGCCGAAGCGATCAGCGCCATCGGCGGGTTCGACGAGTCCTTCTTCCTCTACGCCGAGGAGACCGACTGGGCCTACCGGGCGGCTCGGCGGGGCTGGCACCACGCGGTGGTCCCGACCGTGACGGCCACGCACGTGGGCGCCGGCACGAGCGGGGACGCGACACGACGGGAAGTCCGGTTCCACGCGGGCCAGGAGCGCTACTACCGCAAGCACTTCGGCGCCCCCGGCTGGCAGGCCGCCCGGCTGGCCCAGCTCGCGGGTTCCGCCGTTCGGTCCCTCCGCTCGGGGCGGGAGGGCCGACTCGCCCGCGAGCGGTTCATCACCTACCTCCGCGGACCGCTGCGGGTCGAGAGCGACGTGACCCCGCCGGGCGACGCGGGGGCAACGTCGTGA